The proteins below come from a single Miscanthus floridulus cultivar M001 chromosome 1, ASM1932011v1, whole genome shotgun sequence genomic window:
- the LOC136465088 gene encoding protein NDH-DEPENDENT CYCLIC ELECTRON FLOW 5-like, whose product MAGFCTPAATAAAHATPTPLASSRKHIVMCLSPKPSGGGGGGSKTVRLASTGAAPQVRALAPATAAEEAAGTSPAPLNVEYLAAEFAGHGVSFEPVGSSCAVKMALRNGSVAHVLLPSGLVTSYKPAMWHGTVTEVLHTNVAEGPGGRAVIRGGVSVDLRCAGADGVWSPSASGAWSLRDVRGNPTTSIEIELASAAPGNAAAARCVVTLHPEALATELAVTNGASSPMALTCAVPSHLRVSTPDATYALGLLGSDYRSVEPALSEFSVIPPDYEAVQQSAAGTTARHRWANRGLDMILSGGQGRGAADEPDGEEDDDYKHMTDAMCRVYSNAPKEFTIIDRGRRNSVSLHRKGFEELYVFSPGSQYQWYGKYAYVVVGPAMLEPVMLGPGDTWQGAQYLRNPNL is encoded by the exons ATGGCGGGCTTCTGCACTCCTGCTGCCACTGCAGCTGCCCATGCCACTCCAACCCCTCTGGCGAGCTCAAGGAAGCACATCGTCATGTGCCTCTCCCCCAAGCcaagcggcggtggcggcggcggaagcAAGACAGTGCGGCTTGCGAGTACAGGCGCAGCTCCTCAGGTGCGCGCGCTGGCGCCGGCGACCGCGGCGGAAGAAGCGGCGGGGACCTCCCCCGCCCCTCTCAACGTGGAGTACCTGGCCGCCGAGTTCGCCGGCCACGGCGTCAGCTTCGAGCCCGTGGGCAGCAGCTGCGCCGTCAAGATGGCGCTGCGCAACGGCAGCGTGGCGCACGTGCTGCTCCCCAGCGGGCTCGTCACGTCCTACAAGCCCGCCATGTGGCACGGCACGGTCACGGAGGTGCTCCACACGAACGTCGCCGAGGGCCCCGGCGGGCGGGCCGTCATCCGCGGCGGCGTGTCTGTGGACCTCCGTTGTGCTGGCGCCGACGGCGTATGGTCGCCGAGTGCGAGCGGGGCGTGGTCGCTCCGCGACGTCCGGGGAAACCCAACCACCTCCATCGAG ATCGAGCTCGCGTCGGCGGCGCCGGGGAACGCGGCCGCGGCGAGGTGCGTGGTGACGCTGCACCCTGAGGCGCTGGCCACGGAGCTCGCGGTGACGAACGGCGCGTCGTCGCCGATGGCACTGACGTGCGCCGTGCCTAGCCACCTGCGCGTCAGCACCCCGGACGCCACCTACGCCCTGGGGCTCCTGGGCTCCGACTACCGCAGCGTGGAGCCCGCGCTGTCGGAGTTCAGCGTCATCCCTCCAGACTACGAGGCCGTGCAGCAGTCCGCAGCAGGGACGACAGCCCGGCACCGGTGGGCAAACAGAGGCTTGGACATGATCCTCTCGGGCGGGCAGGGCCGTGGCGCGGCGGACGAGCCAGAcggcgaggaggacgacgacTACAAACACATGACGGACGCGATGTGCCGTGTGTACAGCAACGCGCCCAAGGAATTCACCATCATCGACAGG GGCAGGAGAAACTCCGTTAGCTTGCACAGGAAGGGGTTCGAGGAGCTGTACGTCTTCAGCCCGGGATCCCAGTACCAGTGGTACGGCAAGTACGCCTACGTGGTCGTAGGGCCTGCCATGCTGGAGCCTGTGATGCTGGGGCCCGGAGACACGTGGCAGGGGGCTCAGTACCTGCGCAACCCCAATCTTTAG